TCGGGGTGGTGGGGTTGCGGGTGTGTGCTCTCTCCTCGGTCGGTCCCCGGAGGCAATCAGGAACCTGCCGGGAGGTCAAGCGGCGGTGGCCTGGGTTGATGCTGAATCGTGCATCGCGCCGCTTGACCTCCCGGCAGAACCCTGATCGGGCTTCGCCTGCCCGACCGAGGAGAGAGCCCACCCCCTGGGGGAGTGGTGTGCGCTGCGCTCGGGCCGAGTCCTGTCCCGTGATCCGGCCGCGCTCGATGCGGAAGGATTCTGCATCGGCCTGATCCGAGCATCCAGGTTCTCGATCCGCGCGAAGGCTTCGGCGCTCCGATCGTGCCTGATGTGAATTCCTGCATCGCCCTGGTCCGATCCACCCGGTGTTCGCCGCGATGCGTGGGATCGCGTGGTCCGGTCGCGCGCCGAGGGGAAATCCTGCACCGTTTTCGGCCACACCCCTGACGCCGTCTGCCAAGTCACTCCGTTCACCGCCCCTCCCGCCACGAGTCCCGATCCCTGTACTCTTCCATGCTAGACGCCGCTACCGACAAAAGCCGCGTATCCGGCCTTTGCCGATTAAGGAAAATCCAGGATATTTCCGGGTAACTCGGGCGTGCTCCCCGGCGTTGAACGAGTAGAGAAGAAGACAGTGGCCCAGAACGGCGATGCAAGATCGTGCATCAAGCGCGACCGGGCCACGGGATGGGACTCGGCCCGAGCGCAGCTCGGACTCGTCCCTCAGGGGGTGTGCTCTCTCCTCGGTCGGGCAGGCGAAGCCCGATCAGGGTTCTGCCGGGAGGTCAAGCGGCGCGATGCAAGATCGAGCATCAACGGAAGCCGCCGCCGCTTGAGTTCCCGGCAGGTTCCTGATTGCCTCTGGTGCCCGGCGGAGGAGAGAGCACACCCCCGGCACCCGACCACCCCCGACGTCAGCCCGCCCCGCCACGCCAGCACCCCACAGAACCCGGCACTCTCTCCGAGGGAAGCGCCCGCGCCGGAGGCGAGATCTTGAAACCCCAGCCCGCCCCGCTACGCAACGGATGGGTGGGTGGACAGAAGAACAGGCGACGCGAAGCGGCCGCCCATCCGCGACGACCACCCGACCCGACGAGCCACTCCCTCCAACACCCAGCTGATCATCAAGTCGCGATAAGCAACCCCAGCCGTGGACGTCTCCACGGCTGGGGTTAGAGTGGCGGGCATGGCCAGCAGCATGTCGGGAATGCCGGGGATGCCTGGGGCGGACACCCTGCCCCCACCCGGGTTCTCCGCGTACCTGACGTGGCACCCGGACGCCTTCTTCCTGGCCGCGAGCATCCTGGCCGTCGCGCTGTACCTGTTCGGCGTGGCCCGGCTGGTGCGCCGCGGGGACCGCTGGCCGATCGGGCGCACGCTCAGCTTCCTCGTCGGCATGCTCGTCTTCGTCGCCATCACGTGCACCGGCTTCAACGAGTACGGCATGTACCTGTTCAGCGTGCACATGATCCAGCACATGATGCTCTCCATGGTCGACCCGCTCTTCCTGCTCCTCGGCGCGCCGATCACGCTCGCCCTGCGGGTGCTGCGGCCGGCCGGGCAGGGCCGCACGGGCGCGCGCGAGCTGCTGCTGGCGCTGCTGCACAGCCGGTTCGCGAAGGTCGTCTCCTCGCCGCTGTTCACGCTGCCGCTGTTCATCGTGAGCCTGTACGGGCTCTACTTCAGCTCGCTGTTCGACTCGCTGATGCGCAGCCGGGTCGGGCACGACTTCATGCTGGTGCACTTCCTCATGGTCGGCCTGCTCTTCTTCTGGCCGGTCATGGGCGTGGACCCGGCGCCGCACCGCTCGCCCTTCGTCATCCGGATCCTCGAACTGTTCGCGGTCATGCCGTTCCACGCGTTCTTCGGCATCGCGATCATGATGTCCGACAGCGTGTTCGAGACCGCGTTCGCCAACCCGCCGGCGGCCTGGCACCTGACCGCCCTGTCCGACCAGAACACGGCCGGCTCGATCGCCTGGGCCTTCGGCGAGGCGCCGACGATCGTGGTGCTGCTGGTGCTGTTCGTGCAGTGGGCCCGTTCGGACCAGCGCGAGGCCAAGCGCACGGACCGCAAGGCCGACCGCGACGGCGACCAGGAGCTCAACGACTACAACGCCTTCCTGGCCGGGCTGGCCCAGCGTTCCGGCGACACCTCGTCCGTCGAGTCCTGATTCCGCAGCCGGTCCGGGCGGCTCGCGGGCCGGACCGTCACAGCTTGCGGGTGTGCAGGTGCCCGGGCAGCGGGTACTTCGGCGTCTTCGGCGCCAGCTCGCGCTCGAGTTCGAAGCCGGACTTCTCGGCCACCCGGCAGGCGGCGTCGTTGTCGCCGCTGTGGGTCAGCCGCAGGGTGCGCAGCGGGTCGTCGGTCCAGGCCTCGGAGTCGAGCCAGTCGATGACGGCGTCCAGCGCGCGCGGCGCGAACGCCCGGCCGCGGCGCTCGGCCACGGTCCAGTAGGTCACGTCGGCTGTCTCGCTCTCCCGGTCCGGCCGGCTGACCGCGATCAGCCCGAGCGCGTCCGCGTCCGCCTCCTCGCCCTCGACGATGGCGAGCACGTACAAGGTGCCGGCCGCCCAGCCGTCGTCGAGCCGCTCGAACCAGGCGTGCACGGCCGTCTCGTCGGTCAGCGGCTGCGGCGAGCGGCCGCGGACGAGCGGGTCCGCGTGCGCCGCGACGATCACCGGGACGTCGCGCTCGCGCCAGGTGCGCAGGGTCAGCGCGGGGGCGGCGGTGGTCGCGGGAACCGCGAAGGAATCGAGCGTGACGGACACGGTGCTCCTGTCACTCCATACGCTGTAGTCCGGTGTCCGGCACATGGTATGCCCGGGTGTGGTGAATGTCCCGAGCCGACCTGTACATCAATCCACTGATGAAGGCGAGTGCGCCGAGCGCGAGCACGGCCGTCGTGGCCAGCCAGAAGCCGACGCGCGGCGAGTACTCCGGGTAAGCGCTCGCGTGCAAAACCGTCCCCGCGGGTATAGCGCGGTTGAGTATGCCGATGTGGAATTCGATCGGGAAGCAGATCGCCGCGACGTATACCGCCAGTCCGCCGACGACCGTGGTGAACAAGCCCGCGAAGATCCCACTGGCCGTCGCCGCGGAGCCGACGTTCGCGGCCAGCAGGATCAGCGCGATGGTCAGGGCCAGTGACAGGAACAAGTCCGCCTTGGCGCCGGCGTTCAGCGAGCCGAACGTGCAGCAGGTGATCGATCGGGTCGAGCCGTTCTGCTCCGGTACGGCGATGTGGAGCGTCGTGACGAAGTCGGACGCCAGCGAGAGGGCGAGTGTCACGAGACCGGTGATCAGCACGGCCGGACGTGGCTTCGGCCGCCGCTCGAAGGCCGGCGGCGCCTGGCCGCCGCTCCCGCGCAAGCCGAGGAGTATGACGCAGATCGCGGCCGGCAACGCCAGCACCTGACACCCCGTGATGCACCGGTCGATGGTCGTCTGCGTGCCCATGCCGTACTTCGGCCAGCGGAGGTCGCACACGACGTTCGCGAACCAGAGTCCGCACAAGCCCAGGCCGTAGCCGACGGCGAAGTTCCTGGTCCGGGGCGCCACCAGCAGCGCCGCGCAGACCAAGGCGCCGAGGAGGAAGTTGAGCACGTCCGGCATCGAGGTCAGCGCGTCGTAAAGGTGCTGGTCGGATGGCACGGACGTGTTGTACGGCTGGAAGATCAGCACGGTGTTCAGCGCCGCGTCGGCGACCAGGAATCCGATCGCCAGCCAGCGCGCGACGCGGCCTCGGTCACGCGTCACGGTGAGGAACTGTTCGGTCATGCCCCCGCCCCCACCCCTCCCCAGGTGTCAGCACGGTGCCCGCCGGAAGCGGATCTGATTTGGTATTAGCTCAATAGCACGCTAGCTCAGTAGCATCAGCCCCGTAAGTACGGTCATGGCCAGTTCGCAGCCGTAGACCGTCGCCGGAGAGCCGAGCAGCGCGCCAGTGCCGCTCGTCCCTACCGTGGCCGGCAACAGCTTCGTCATGCCGTAGCCGAGCACGAGCGCGGCGACCCAGACGTACGCCAGGAACCCCAGCACGGCCACCCCGGGAGCTCCGGTGGGCAGCATCGTCGTCATGCCCGGCATCGAGCTCATGCCCATGTCCGCGGCCGGCCGCAGCAGCATCACGATCATCGCCGCACCGACGATCGCGTGATGCGGATCGAGCAGGTGCGTCGAATCCTTCGGCGCGCAGCCGCAGTTCACCTGCCGGCCGCGTAGCCGCGCCGTCACGCCGCGCACCGAGGTGAAGGCGGCGAAGCCGGTCAGGACGGCGAAGAAGGCCAGGCTCACCGACGTCGGCGGCCGCGGCAGTCCGGGCACGAGCAGGATCGCCATGCCGAAGCCCATCGCGGCGTGCGCGACCTCCGCGTTGCGCGCCGCGCCCGTCAGCGCGCCGCCCGAGCCTCGGGCCAGCGCCAGCCGTGCCGTGGCGCGGGCCGCGAGAGCCAGCAAGACGAGCGTGAAGAACCAGGACAAGAGTGCGGAATCACTCAGCATTCCCCCCATCCCTCCAGATAGTAGGCGTCTCCACCTAGGAGGCTGCCCCCGCGCCACCCCCGGTATTCACGTTAGGGCAGTGGTGCGACAGTATTGACGGCGTGAATTCGGATGGATCGGCACGAACGGCGCGCGCCGCGCTCTTCGCGCTGGTCTGCGTCGGCGTGGGCACGGTGCTGCACCGGGTCGCCGACGGTTGCGACCCCGGCTGGGTCGGCCCCGCGCTGGCCGCGCCGGTGGTCTGGCTGGCCGCCTACGGCCTGGCCCGGTGCGAACGCCGGCCGGCCGTGGTCACCCTCGCCCTCGGCGTCGGCCAGCTCTGCCTGCACGTCGAGCTCGGGTGGTTCTGTCCGCCCACCCCCTCGGCGATGCCGGGCATGCCGCCCGGCTTCGGCGGCAGCGCCCCGGCCCACACCACCGTCGCGATGCTGGTCGCGCACACGCTGGCCGTGCTGATCTGCGGCGTCTGGCTCGGTCTCGGCGAGCGCAGCTTCTTCGAACTCTGCCGCGCCCTGCCCGCGATCGCCCGCCGCGCGGCCGACCGCGCCGCCGTGGCGCTGGCCGTCGGCCGAGCCTTCCGGGCCGCCCCCGCAGGCGCCCGCCCGAGTAATTTTCACGCCACCGCGCGGAAAACCGCCCGCCTTTCCGGACGTCCCACGCCGAGCCCGCGGGTGCTGCGCGGCCCCCCGCCGTGCGTCGTACCGAGCTGAGCAAGGAGGAACCCGAACCCCTACACAAGGACGCCATTCCATGCTTTCTTCCTTCGGCGTGCCCACGCGCCGTGGCCGCCGCGTCGCCGCCGTGGCCGCCCTGACCCTCACCGGCCTCGCCATCGCCTCGACCGCTTCCGCGCACGTGACCGTCAGCCCCGGCTCGCTGCCGCAGGGCTCGACCGCGGAGCTCACCTTCAAGGTGCCCGACGAGGAGGCGAACGCGAACACGGTCGAGCTCCAGCTGCAGATCCCCACCGACCACCCGATCGCGCAGGTGCTCGCCAAGCCGGTGCCCGGCTGGACCGTCACGCTGCACACGGTCAAGCTGGCCAAGCCGCTCACCACCGACGACGGCACCTTCACCACCGCCGTCGACGAGGTCGACTGGACCGGCGGCAGCATCGCCCCCGGCCAGTACCAGGACTTCCAGATCTCGGTCGACCCGCTGCCGAGCGATGCCGACCAGCTCGTCTTCAAGGCCGTGCAGACCTACTCCGACGGCAACGTCGTGCGCTGGATCGACCTGAGCTCGAGCACCGACACCGACCCGGAGCACCCCGCTCCGGTGCTCACCCTGACGCCCGCGTCGGACTCGGACTCGGACGCCGCGGCCGGCCCGTCCACCTCCGCCGCGCCGGCCGCCCGGAGCGGCACCTCCGCCTCCGCCTCGTCCGGATCCTCGTCGTC
This genomic window from Actinospica robiniae DSM 44927 contains:
- a CDS encoding cytochrome c oxidase assembly protein, whose protein sequence is MASSMSGMPGMPGADTLPPPGFSAYLTWHPDAFFLAASILAVALYLFGVARLVRRGDRWPIGRTLSFLVGMLVFVAITCTGFNEYGMYLFSVHMIQHMMLSMVDPLFLLLGAPITLALRVLRPAGQGRTGARELLLALLHSRFAKVVSSPLFTLPLFIVSLYGLYFSSLFDSLMRSRVGHDFMLVHFLMVGLLFFWPVMGVDPAPHRSPFVIRILELFAVMPFHAFFGIAIMMSDSVFETAFANPPAAWHLTALSDQNTAGSIAWAFGEAPTIVVLLVLFVQWARSDQREAKRTDRKADRDGDQELNDYNAFLAGLAQRSGDTSSVES
- a CDS encoding GNAT family N-acetyltransferase, yielding MSVTLDSFAVPATTAAPALTLRTWRERDVPVIVAAHADPLVRGRSPQPLTDETAVHAWFERLDDGWAAGTLYVLAIVEGEEADADALGLIAVSRPDRESETADVTYWTVAERRGRAFAPRALDAVIDWLDSEAWTDDPLRTLRLTHSGDNDAACRVAEKSGFELERELAPKTPKYPLPGHLHTRKL
- a CDS encoding DUF5134 domain-containing protein, with amino-acid sequence MLSDSALLSWFFTLVLLALAARATARLALARGSGGALTGAARNAEVAHAAMGFGMAILLVPGLPRPPTSVSLAFFAVLTGFAAFTSVRGVTARLRGRQVNCGCAPKDSTHLLDPHHAIVGAAMIVMLLRPAADMGMSSMPGMTTMLPTGAPGVAVLGFLAYVWVAALVLGYGMTKLLPATVGTSGTGALLGSPATVYGCELAMTVLTGLMLLS
- a CDS encoding YcnI family protein, producing the protein MLSSFGVPTRRGRRVAAVAALTLTGLAIASTASAHVTVSPGSLPQGSTAELTFKVPDEEANANTVELQLQIPTDHPIAQVLAKPVPGWTVTLHTVKLAKPLTTDDGTFTTAVDEVDWTGGSIAPGQYQDFQISVDPLPSDADQLVFKAVQTYSDGNVVRWIDLSSSTDTDPEHPAPVLTLTPASDSDSDAAAGPSTSAAPAARSGTSASASSGSSSSSGDGLGVAGLVLGAIGAIAGVGALLTARKNRQGSSQ